In Deferribacteraceae bacterium V6Fe1, one genomic interval encodes:
- a CDS encoding argininosuccinate synthase, with protein MARERVVLAYSGGLDTSVILKWLELKGLDVIAYVADLGQRDDLPAIEKKAYASGAKDFRIVDLKEEFVKDFVFTSIKFNALYEGRYYLGTSLARPIIAKGMVELAKEYGAKYIAHGATGKGNDQVRFELTAAALAPELKAIVPWRDPEFFNVIKGRKEAMEFAAKHNIPVKATADKPWSSDENLMHISFEAGILEDPAQRPPKDMFELTVAPEDAPNTPETVEIEFVKGEPVAVNGEKLSPANLLKKLNEIGGRNAVGRVDMVESRYVGMKSRGVYETPGATILMAAHRDLEGLTLDGSLINLKDTLMPRFAHLVYAGYWYCPEMDCLRAFLEKSQEFVTGKVKLELYKGNITVVSRESAYTVYDKLVVSMDDDLGAYNQTDATGFIKLHSLPLRANAKRMKK; from the coding sequence ATGGCAAGAGAGAGAGTAGTACTAGCGTATTCAGGAGGACTTGATACATCAGTTATTTTAAAGTGGCTTGAGCTTAAAGGGCTTGATGTCATCGCATATGTTGCCGATTTGGGGCAAAGGGATGATCTGCCCGCAATAGAGAAAAAAGCTTATGCGTCAGGTGCTAAAGATTTTAGAATTGTCGATTTAAAGGAAGAGTTTGTAAAAGATTTTGTTTTCACTTCAATAAAGTTTAATGCCCTTTATGAAGGGAGATATTATTTGGGGACTTCCCTTGCAAGACCGATTATTGCAAAAGGTATGGTTGAGCTTGCCAAGGAATATGGTGCCAAATATATTGCTCACGGTGCCACAGGTAAAGGGAATGACCAGGTAAGATTTGAGCTTACAGCTGCTGCTCTTGCTCCGGAATTAAAAGCGATTGTGCCTTGGCGTGATCCTGAGTTTTTCAATGTAATTAAAGGTAGAAAAGAGGCGATGGAGTTTGCGGCAAAACACAACATCCCTGTAAAGGCAACTGCCGACAAACCGTGGAGTAGTGACGAAAACTTAATGCATATTAGCTTTGAAGCGGGCATTCTTGAAGATCCGGCTCAAAGACCTCCAAAAGATATGTTTGAGTTGACTGTTGCACCTGAAGATGCTCCTAACACTCCTGAAACTGTAGAAATTGAATTTGTTAAAGGTGAGCCAGTAGCTGTTAACGGTGAGAAGCTGAGCCCGGCAAATTTACTTAAGAAATTAAATGAAATAGGCGGAAGAAATGCAGTAGGCAGAGTGGATATGGTTGAAAGCAGATATGTAGGGATGAAGTCAAGAGGTGTCTATGAGACACCCGGGGCAACAATATTGATGGCAGCACATAGGGATTTGGAGGGGTTGACCCTTGATGGCTCACTTATAAACCTTAAAGATACTTTGATGCCAAGATTTGCTCATCTCGTGTATGCAGGCTATTGGTATTGCCCTGAGATGGATTGTTTGAGGGCATTTTTGGAAAAATCTCAAGAATTTGTAACAGGAAAAGTAAAGCTTGAACTTTACAAAGGGAATATCACTGTTGTTTCAAGAGAATCAGCATATACGGTTTATGATAAATTAGTAGTGTCTATGGATGATGATTTGGGTGCATATAATCAGACAGACGCTACCGGATTCATAAAATTACACTCTTTACCGTTAAGAGCAAACGCAAAAAGGATGAAAAAGTAA
- the argF gene encoding ornithine carbamoyltransferase, which yields MKRDFLTLKDFTREELIEMIELAIKLKRDRKENIDQTHYMKGKKVALVFEKSSTRTRVSFEVGVYELGGYPLFLSKNDIQLGRGETIADTARTLSRYVDMIMIRTFAHSKIEELAKYASVPVINGLTDDFHPCQVMADVMTIYEKFGKFSGVKVAFIGDGNNMANSWMIGAAKFGMDFTLACPKGYEAKREVFEEAQKIGKETGANIDIVYDPYEAVKGADIIYTDVWASMGQEEESEKRIRDFKGYQVDSDLMNATGKRTYFMHCLPAHRGEEVTEDVLESEMSIVFDEAENRLHAQKAIMVSLIK from the coding sequence TTGAAAAGAGATTTTTTAACACTTAAAGATTTTACGAGAGAAGAGCTTATAGAGATGATTGAGCTTGCCATAAAATTAAAGAGGGATAGAAAAGAGAATATTGATCAGACCCACTATATGAAAGGGAAAAAGGTTGCACTTGTTTTTGAAAAATCATCAACAAGGACAAGGGTATCATTTGAAGTGGGGGTTTATGAACTTGGTGGCTACCCTCTATTTTTAAGCAAAAATGATATTCAGCTTGGACGGGGAGAAACTATTGCCGATACCGCAAGGACACTTTCCCGTTATGTTGATATGATAATGATAAGGACTTTTGCTCACTCCAAAATAGAAGAATTGGCAAAGTATGCTTCGGTCCCCGTGATTAACGGGCTTACTGATGATTTTCATCCGTGTCAGGTAATGGCAGATGTTATGACAATATATGAAAAATTTGGCAAGTTTAGCGGTGTTAAGGTTGCTTTTATCGGAGATGGCAATAATATGGCAAATTCATGGATGATTGGTGCGGCAAAATTTGGAATGGATTTTACGTTAGCTTGCCCAAAAGGCTATGAAGCCAAAAGAGAAGTCTTTGAAGAAGCACAAAAAATAGGTAAAGAAACTGGAGCTAATATTGATATTGTTTATGACCCGTATGAGGCGGTAAAAGGAGCAGACATAATATACACTGATGTCTGGGCAAGTATGGGGCAAGAGGAAGAGTCCGAAAAGAGGATAAGAGATTTTAAAGGGTATCAGGTAGATTCTGACCTTATGAATGCAACAGGGAAGAGGACATATTTTATGCACTGTTTACCTGCTCACAGGGGTGAAGAGGTCACGGAAGATGTTTTGGAATCAGAAATGTCGATAGTTTTTGACGAGGCAGAAAACAGGCTTCATGCACAAAAGGCTATTATGGTAAGTTTAATAAAATAA
- a CDS encoding aspartate aminotransferase family protein → MDSLIKCYKRYDVSFVKGEGAYLFDKDGKSYIDFGSGISVTNLGHSFEPVANAICEQAKTLIHTSNLYGIGIQEEVADIISENSFGGGVFFCNSGAEANEAAIKLARIYGNKKYNGLRYKIITLKNSFHGRTYATLSATGQDKVKEGFRPVADYFFHIDTNDFDAFLALAKKNNVVAVMIELVQGEGGVVPLERGFVKALYDYAKNNDILLIVDEIQTGMGRTGELFAYKHYGIEPDIMTMAKALGNGVPIGAMVARKEVGEYLSYGTHGSTFGGNFLACAAAKSVLNEMLKPGFLKSVKEKGDYIKERLVKIFSNVGDVRGIGMMLGVKLCEDIDAAEFVKKALRNGLVIIPAGNNTFRVYPPLNIDKETLDKGLQIFERLLAE, encoded by the coding sequence ATGGACAGTTTAATCAAATGTTATAAGCGTTATGATGTTTCCTTTGTCAAAGGGGAAGGTGCTTATCTTTTTGATAAGGATGGTAAAAGTTATATCGATTTTGGCTCTGGCATATCAGTGACAAATTTGGGTCATTCGTTCGAACCTGTTGCTAATGCAATTTGCGAGCAAGCAAAAACGCTGATTCATACTTCTAATCTTTACGGAATAGGTATTCAGGAAGAGGTTGCGGATATTATTTCTGAAAATTCGTTTGGTGGCGGTGTATTTTTTTGCAATTCCGGAGCGGAGGCAAACGAAGCTGCCATAAAGCTTGCAAGAATTTACGGCAACAAAAAGTATAACGGGTTGCGTTATAAAATCATAACATTGAAAAATTCCTTTCATGGAAGGACTTATGCGACACTTTCAGCGACCGGGCAAGATAAGGTAAAAGAAGGGTTCAGACCGGTGGCAGATTACTTTTTCCATATTGATACTAATGATTTTGACGCATTCTTGGCTCTTGCTAAAAAGAATAATGTAGTTGCGGTCATGATTGAGCTTGTTCAGGGGGAAGGCGGTGTAGTGCCACTTGAAAGGGGATTTGTCAAAGCACTTTACGATTATGCAAAAAATAATGATATACTATTAATCGTTGATGAGATTCAAACGGGGATGGGCCGAACTGGAGAACTTTTTGCATACAAGCATTATGGTATTGAGCCTGATATTATGACTATGGCAAAAGCTCTCGGTAACGGTGTGCCAATAGGTGCAATGGTTGCAAGAAAAGAAGTAGGTGAGTATTTGAGCTATGGCACTCACGGTTCTACATTTGGTGGTAATTTCTTGGCTTGTGCGGCAGCAAAGAGCGTTTTGAATGAAATGCTTAAACCCGGATTTTTGAAATCGGTCAAGGAGAAAGGGGATTATATCAAAGAACGTCTTGTTAAAATTTTTAGTAATGTTGGAGATGTCAGGGGGATAGGGATGATGCTCGGGGTGAAGCTCTGTGAAGATATTGATGCTGCAGAGTTTGTTAAAAAAGCATTAAGAAACGGCTTAGTGATTATCCCTGCCGGGAATAATACATTTAGAGTCTATCCGCCGTTAAATATAGATAAAGAGACATTAGACAAAGGTTTACAAATTTTTGAAAGGCTTTTGGCTGAATAG
- a CDS encoding L-seryl-tRNA(Sec) selenium transferase: MTKELLKKIPNKNFLLNSLLLSCSNRALLSYCIDEELNNLRKKILNGNTKAVDSHKLIQTIHSRYKQIYRGTIIPVINATGVVLHTNLGRAPISEEIFENIKKIVTSYSNLEYDIKKGERGDRYHHVAEYLKILTGAEDALIVNNNASAVFLILNTFGKSKNVLVSRGELVEIGGNFRIPEVMVNSGAKLKEIGTTNKTKLRDYEENIDDKTAILMKVHKSNYNIVGFAEDVNYKDIAKLAKDKNIISYYDLGSGFLSDIFKTLCNEPTLKEVVESGIDLVSASGDKLIGSVQCGIILGKKILIDKLKKNQLLRMLRVDKVTLAFLQETFKSYIEADENKIKSLNLFNTNSYELTKKAEKLKSLIGKIDSEIVNTKTYIGGGSCPLQEVDSIGLIIHTYKAKSMEKRLREFETPVICRKGEDHLLFDMMAILEDEIETLAEAINWAKM, encoded by the coding sequence ATGACTAAAGAATTGCTTAAAAAAATACCGAACAAAAATTTTTTATTAAACTCTCTGTTATTGAGCTGCTCCAATAGGGCACTTCTTAGCTACTGTATTGATGAAGAGCTTAATAATTTGAGAAAAAAAATCCTTAATGGCAATACAAAAGCGGTAGATTCACATAAACTTATACAAACCATTCATTCAAGATATAAGCAAATATATAGAGGCACAATCATCCCCGTAATAAATGCTACAGGTGTAGTGCTTCATACAAACCTTGGACGAGCGCCGATATCTGAAGAAATATTTGAAAATATAAAAAAGATTGTTACAAGCTATTCCAACCTTGAATATGACATAAAAAAAGGGGAAAGAGGGGACAGATACCATCATGTGGCTGAATATTTGAAGATACTGACGGGTGCTGAAGATGCTTTAATCGTAAACAATAACGCCTCAGCGGTATTCTTAATCTTGAATACATTTGGGAAAAGCAAAAATGTCCTCGTATCTCGCGGTGAATTAGTTGAAATTGGCGGCAATTTTCGCATTCCGGAAGTAATGGTAAACAGCGGAGCAAAATTAAAAGAGATAGGCACAACAAACAAAACAAAACTTCGCGATTATGAGGAAAATATTGACGACAAAACCGCCATACTAATGAAAGTCCACAAGAGCAATTATAATATTGTAGGATTTGCCGAAGATGTAAACTACAAAGACATTGCAAAGCTTGCAAAAGATAAAAATATAATTTCTTACTATGACCTTGGTAGCGGCTTTCTCTCGGACATTTTTAAAACATTATGCAATGAACCTACACTAAAGGAAGTGGTCGAGAGCGGTATCGACTTGGTTAGTGCAAGCGGAGATAAGCTAATTGGCTCTGTGCAATGTGGAATAATTTTAGGCAAAAAAATATTAATAGATAAGCTTAAGAAAAATCAGCTCTTAAGAATGCTGCGAGTGGATAAAGTTACTCTCGCTTTTCTGCAAGAAACTTTTAAAAGTTACATTGAAGCGGATGAAAATAAAATAAAATCATTAAATCTTTTTAATACAAACAGTTATGAGCTGACAAAAAAAGCAGAAAAATTAAAATCACTCATCGGTAAAATAGATTCTGAAATTGTAAACACCAAAACATACATAGGGGGTGGAAGCTGCCCTTTACAAGAGGTTGACTCGATAGGGCTTATAATCCATACCTACAAAGCAAAGTCAATGGAAAAACGCCTGAGGGAATTTGAAACCCCTGTGATATGCAGAAAAGGGGAAGACCATTTGCTTTTTGACATGATGGCAATTTTAGAAGATGAAATAGAAACACTTGCCGAGGCTATAAATTGGGCAAAAATGTAA
- the selB gene encoding selenocysteine-specific translation elongation factor: MGKNVIIGTAGHIDHGKSSLVKALTGTDPDRLKEEKNRGITIDLGYAGFELDNHLISFIDVPGHESFVKNMIAGATSFDIGLIVVDAQEKIKAQTIEHTNIIKSIGIEQLIVAITKSDLLDSQSLDKNLSEIKNFFIPYNFKIIDFIPVSIFNCESLEKLKKIILKHAEIFESDNENRPFYYRIDRVFHKKGFGTIVTGSCLFGKISIGDELTLYPQNISVKVKNINVHGKEINIGKAHQRLALNVAGIEAGKIERGNILFAKDSYKPFKEYYCKITIFDKMDKEFILKTNKIYHVFIGTTHIDAKIILFGDKSVKNGESAFCKLVFQTEYPAFTGETFLIRGLEPATTVCAGKVIAPSLNVKNKIIQKALAKENTKDSIEHIFNNIDKGLYFYTKTQYFNFEVDNILKELKILSFDNLKIDAKLISKWLGILKNKLKQFDSIDISSVIPATYLENKNFLAVTKNLLETKVLNESFRINNLTIEKKTESPLESLASKVLQAMQKDITLSNKTLIAEKMHITLDDANNAIKILSNRDMVKKLADNVYIPKTTYDKFTEDAKKLAIKDGYVDIKNSKEIIDAPRKILIPLLDALDKHPDFIKKENKRYLKNRK, encoded by the coding sequence TTGGGCAAAAATGTAATTATCGGTACAGCCGGACATATTGACCACGGCAAATCATCACTTGTCAAAGCTCTTACAGGTACAGATCCGGACAGACTTAAAGAAGAAAAAAACAGAGGTATCACCATCGATTTGGGGTATGCCGGTTTTGAATTGGATAACCATTTGATATCATTTATCGATGTGCCGGGTCATGAAAGCTTTGTTAAAAACATGATAGCAGGTGCTACAAGCTTTGATATAGGGCTGATAGTTGTGGATGCACAGGAAAAAATTAAGGCTCAGACAATAGAGCATACAAATATAATCAAATCGATTGGCATTGAACAACTAATTGTAGCAATTACAAAATCTGACCTATTAGACAGCCAGAGCTTAGACAAAAACCTGTCTGAAATTAAGAATTTTTTCATTCCCTATAATTTTAAAATAATTGACTTTATCCCCGTCAGCATTTTCAACTGCGAGAGTTTGGAAAAACTAAAAAAAATCATTCTAAAACACGCCGAAATTTTCGAATCTGACAATGAAAACAGACCTTTTTATTACCGCATCGACAGGGTATTTCATAAAAAAGGGTTTGGCACCATTGTAACTGGCAGCTGTTTATTCGGTAAAATAAGTATAGGAGATGAGCTTACCCTATACCCGCAAAATATTAGTGTAAAAGTTAAAAACATAAACGTTCATGGCAAGGAAATAAATATCGGCAAGGCTCACCAGAGATTGGCTCTTAATGTTGCAGGAATTGAAGCAGGCAAAATTGAAAGGGGAAACATTCTATTCGCAAAAGATTCTTACAAGCCCTTCAAAGAATACTACTGCAAAATTACAATCTTTGACAAAATGGACAAAGAGTTTATCCTTAAAACAAATAAAATCTATCATGTATTTATAGGCACGACACATATCGATGCGAAAATCATACTTTTCGGCGATAAAAGTGTTAAAAACGGTGAGTCAGCCTTTTGTAAATTAGTTTTTCAAACCGAATATCCGGCATTTACCGGGGAAACATTTTTAATAAGAGGGCTGGAACCTGCCACTACGGTTTGTGCGGGAAAAGTAATTGCCCCTTCCCTAAACGTTAAAAACAAGATTATCCAAAAGGCACTTGCCAAAGAAAATACAAAAGACTCTATTGAGCATATATTTAACAATATTGACAAAGGATTATATTTTTATACAAAAACCCAATACTTTAATTTTGAGGTTGATAATATTTTAAAAGAGCTAAAGATACTCTCATTTGATAACCTTAAAATTGACGCAAAACTCATTTCCAAATGGTTAGGCATTCTAAAAAATAAACTTAAACAATTTGACAGCATTGACATCTCATCCGTAATACCTGCAACATATTTGGAAAATAAAAATTTTTTAGCCGTAACAAAAAATCTTCTTGAAACTAAAGTCCTAAACGAAAGCTTTAGAATCAATAACCTTACAATAGAGAAAAAAACTGAGTCGCCGTTAGAGTCATTAGCCAGCAAAGTATTACAGGCAATGCAAAAAGATATTACCCTCTCCAACAAGACACTTATTGCCGAAAAGATGCATATCACTTTAGATGACGCTAACAATGCAATAAAAATTCTTTCAAACAGAGATATGGTAAAAAAGTTGGCGGACAATGTCTATATCCCAAAAACAACCTATGATAAATTTACAGAAGATGCCAAAAAGCTTGCAATTAAAGACGGATACGTTGACATAAAAAATTCAAAAGAGATTATAGATGCCCCGAGAAAAATCCTTATCCCGCTCCTTGACGCCCTGGACAAACATCCAGATTTTATTAAAAAAGAGAATAAACGGTATTTAAAAAATAGAAAATAA
- a CDS encoding MgtC/SapB family protein, with translation MSTALALLIGVERQYSVKNSSEKEAVAGVRTFSLVGILAYLSGFLTIKLNYLFGVAGFLTVLLLAGLGYIRDFPTKGRGLTTEIALVVTFLSSYLISVGYRQVGVVSGVVLFTFLSNKDLLHGFVGKLTKDDFVATLKFLMLAAIIYPLLPDKSFMGISMLNPAGVFKIVVLIAGISFMGYAGIRLVGAKKGLIVSAILGSFVSSTAVTINLSNFYKSNKESGKLLTSGIVLGCTIMFVRVLVLVWVFNNTLFKYALIYFLPAIIFLLVFSGISLKKASKDNLDNFKVDNPVSISSAVKFGLLLLAIILLADFMKKNFGDAGVLVLAAISGVSDVDAITVLMSKMAFTDSGNDIYLLGIIVASIVNSLVKGFLAVYIGGRNFGLRVLSSLFVGSVLIVIFYFLNTVYSLF, from the coding sequence ATGTCGACTGCCCTTGCTCTTTTGATAGGGGTAGAGCGACAATATAGTGTTAAGAATAGCTCTGAAAAAGAGGCTGTGGCAGGTGTAAGGACATTTTCTCTGGTTGGTATCCTTGCTTATTTATCAGGTTTCTTGACAATTAAATTGAACTATCTTTTTGGAGTCGCAGGATTTTTGACAGTGCTTCTTTTGGCAGGGTTAGGGTATATAAGAGATTTTCCTACAAAAGGGAGGGGACTTACAACGGAAATTGCGCTTGTGGTGACCTTTCTCTCTTCATATTTAATCTCCGTAGGTTACAGACAAGTCGGTGTAGTTAGCGGCGTTGTTTTATTCACTTTTTTATCCAATAAGGATTTGCTTCACGGCTTTGTCGGTAAGCTTACTAAGGACGACTTTGTGGCTACTCTGAAATTTTTAATGTTGGCAGCCATTATTTATCCGCTTTTACCGGATAAATCTTTTATGGGGATATCAATGCTAAACCCCGCAGGGGTATTCAAAATAGTTGTTTTGATTGCCGGTATCTCTTTTATGGGATATGCGGGGATAAGACTAGTTGGGGCTAAAAAGGGCCTGATTGTATCGGCGATTTTAGGCTCTTTTGTCTCTTCAACTGCTGTTACGATAAATCTTTCAAATTTTTACAAAAGTAACAAAGAGTCCGGCAAGCTTTTGACATCAGGGATTGTTTTAGGGTGTACGATAATGTTTGTAAGAGTTTTAGTGTTGGTGTGGGTCTTCAATAATACCCTTTTTAAATATGCCCTTATATATTTTCTGCCTGCAATAATTTTTTTACTGGTTTTTTCAGGAATCAGCCTAAAAAAGGCATCCAAAGATAATCTTGACAATTTTAAAGTAGATAACCCTGTCAGCATTTCTTCTGCCGTTAAGTTTGGACTATTGTTGCTTGCTATAATATTGTTGGCAGATTTTATGAAGAAAAATTTTGGTGATGCTGGGGTTTTGGTTTTGGCAGCTATTTCGGGCGTAAGTGACGTAGATGCTATAACGGTTTTAATGTCGAAAATGGCGTTTACGGATTCGGGAAACGATATATATTTGCTGGGAATTATTGTGGCTTCTATTGTAAATAGTCTGGTTAAAGGCTTTCTTGCAGTTTATATTGGTGGCAGAAATTTTGGATTACGGGTGCTGAGTTCACTTTTTGTAGGGAGTGTTTTGATAGTTATTTTCTATTTTTTAAATACCGTTTATTCTCTTTTTTAA
- a CDS encoding outer membrane lipoprotein carrier protein LolA, with the protein MRIFYFLMIFIFSGGLFAENIDSLIDKFTAVKSLRADFYQETTIKDFGTDAYTGVIKLLSNTKVLWDYKSPYPQYYLFTKDSMEYYDSSTEQLIRQKVTSSGSNNIIFQILLDLKEAKNTFNFEPVSDNVVKLIPKTDIGLKYLLIEFSDEYIKKITSEDNNGNLTVVTFNNVQINAKLDDSEFKKEVPLNTEIFNY; encoded by the coding sequence ATGAGGATATTTTACTTTTTGATGATTTTTATTTTTTCAGGTGGTTTATTTGCAGAAAATATTGATTCTTTAATTGATAAATTTACTGCAGTTAAGAGTCTGAGGGCGGACTTTTATCAAGAAACAACTATTAAAGATTTCGGCACAGATGCTTACACGGGGGTTATCAAATTGTTATCAAACACCAAAGTCCTTTGGGATTATAAGAGCCCTTACCCTCAATATTATCTTTTTACAAAAGACAGTATGGAATATTATGACAGCTCGACCGAGCAGTTGATAAGACAGAAGGTAACTTCAAGCGGGTCAAATAACATAATCTTTCAAATTTTACTTGATTTGAAAGAAGCTAAAAACACATTTAATTTTGAGCCCGTTTCAGACAACGTCGTAAAACTTATCCCAAAAACCGATATTGGACTCAAATATCTTTTGATAGAATTTTCCGACGAGTATATAAAGAAGATAACCAGTGAAGATAATAATGGCAATCTTACCGTAGTAACTTTTAATAATGTGCAGATTAATGCAAAGCTTGATGATTCGGAATTTAAGAAAGAAGTCCCTTTAAATACTGAGATTTTTAATTACTGA
- a CDS encoding Rrf2 family transcriptional regulator: MNLNVKTIYAMIAIGELTLNHGKSFLKASDISSKYNIPPRFLELTLNDLKTNGIINSKRGAKGGFYILKNPEEITLFDIINVTEASTKVFECEPLQNKHLCVFKNIFDDLNNTIIDFFKSITAVKIAETIRDKNTVDFII; this comes from the coding sequence ATGAATCTTAACGTCAAAACCATTTACGCCATGATAGCCATCGGAGAGCTAACGCTAAATCACGGGAAAAGCTTTCTAAAGGCATCCGACATATCATCAAAATATAACATCCCGCCGAGATTTTTGGAGCTTACGCTAAACGACCTGAAAACAAATGGGATTATCAACTCCAAAAGGGGCGCAAAAGGTGGATTTTACATACTCAAAAATCCTGAAGAGATAACTCTTTTTGACATAATAAACGTTACCGAAGCCAGCACAAAAGTTTTTGAATGTGAACCATTGCAAAATAAGCATCTGTGCGTTTTCAAGAATATTTTTGACGACCTGAACAATACCATTATTGATTTCTTCAAAAGTATCACAGCTGTCAAGATTGCTGAAACAATAAGGGATAAAAATACAGTAGATTTTATAATATAA
- a CDS encoding O-acetylhomoserine aminocarboxypropyltransferase/cysteine synthase, with amino-acid sequence MKNIASKLLHSGYTPDSTGARAVPIYQTSAYMFKSTEHAANLFALKEFGNIYTRLMNPTTDVLEKRLAALHGGTAAIATSSGHAAMFYAILNITELGDNIVSSSNLYGGTYNLFKNTFKKLGREARLIDSSKPENYLNAADEKTKAFYIETIGNPKNNVGDFEKIAKYAHDLKIPLIVDNTVAPYICNPFEYGADIVVYSITKYVTGNGTSMGGAIVEKGDFDWSSGKFPEFVNPDESYHGLVYWDAFGNHDKAVLKGASFSMKVRLQLLRDIGACISPFNSFMAIEGLETLTLRMKKHCENALEIAKFLAGHPKVSWVNYPGLSSHPDHQNAVKYLKNGYGAIIGFGVKGGYEAGVNFINSLKMVSHVANIGDARSLVIHPASTTHQQLSKEDREKAGVTDDFIRFSVGIEEPEDIIEDIEQALNKM; translated from the coding sequence ATGAAAAACATTGCTAGCAAACTTTTACACTCAGGATACACACCTGATTCAACAGGTGCAAGGGCAGTACCAATCTACCAAACATCAGCATATATGTTCAAATCCACTGAGCATGCCGCCAATCTGTTTGCGTTAAAAGAGTTTGGCAATATTTACACAAGACTCATGAACCCAACAACAGATGTACTTGAAAAAAGATTAGCGGCTCTGCACGGTGGGACAGCCGCAATTGCCACATCAAGCGGTCATGCTGCAATGTTTTACGCCATATTAAATATTACTGAGCTTGGTGACAATATTGTATCATCTTCGAATCTTTACGGCGGGACATACAACCTTTTCAAAAATACCTTTAAAAAACTTGGCAGAGAAGCAAGACTGATAGATTCGAGTAAACCTGAAAATTACTTGAATGCTGCCGATGAAAAGACCAAGGCATTTTATATCGAAACTATAGGCAACCCCAAAAACAACGTGGGAGATTTTGAAAAAATTGCAAAATACGCCCACGACTTAAAAATACCGCTCATTGTTGACAATACCGTCGCACCATATATTTGCAACCCTTTTGAATACGGTGCTGATATTGTTGTCTATTCTATAACCAAATATGTTACCGGCAATGGCACAAGTATGGGGGGAGCAATCGTTGAAAAAGGCGATTTCGATTGGAGTAGTGGAAAATTCCCCGAATTTGTAAACCCTGACGAATCTTATCATGGTCTTGTATACTGGGATGCTTTTGGAAACCACGATAAAGCCGTATTAAAGGGAGCAAGCTTTTCAATGAAAGTAAGATTGCAACTTTTAAGAGACATAGGAGCTTGCATAAGTCCGTTTAACTCTTTCATGGCAATCGAAGGGCTGGAAACTCTCACATTGAGAATGAAAAAACACTGTGAAAACGCGCTTGAAATAGCAAAATTCCTTGCAGGACATCCAAAAGTTTCTTGGGTTAATTACCCTGGACTAAGCTCTCACCCTGACCATCAAAATGCGGTTAAATATTTGAAAAATGGCTACGGTGCCATAATCGGTTTTGGAGTAAAAGGGGGGTATGAAGCAGGGGTAAATTTTATAAATTCTTTAAAAATGGTTTCCCATGTGGCTAATATCGGTGATGCAAGAAGTCTTGTCATTCACCCCGCAAGCACCACTCACCAACAATTAAGTAAAGAGGACAGGGAAAAAGCAGGCGTTACTGATGATTTTATAAGATTCTCAGTAGGGATAGAAGAACCTGAAGATATCATAGAAGATATTGAGCAGGCATTAAACAAAATGTAG